GGGCGACCAAGGAGGAGCCGGCGATGATGGACGCCGACCAGCCGAGCCCGAGAAGGACCAGACCGACGATGATCCGGACCTCCGACTCGCCTGCCGTGCCGGCGACGAGCGTGGCGAGCAGCAGGGTGGCCTGGCCGAGCGTGATCGTACGGCCGCGGCCCCACCGGTCCGTGAGGATGCCCATCACGGGTGCGAGGGCGAACATGCCGGCGATGTGCAGGCTGATGGTGAGGCCGATCACGGTGAGCGTCGCGCCGTGGTCCTCCATGTGGACCGGGGTCATCGCCATCACGGCCACCATGACGGCGTGGGCCCCGGCGACGGTGACGACGCCGGTGCGGGCAGCGGCGTTCGTCCGGAGGACCGGCCACGCGTCCCGCATCCGCGAGCGCCGGGGTGCCTCGCCCTGCGAGGCTGGCCGGATCGTCCGGGCGACCCGCAGTGGGTCCGGGTTGAGCATCACGGCCATCAACGTCGCCGTCAGGACGAAGCCGACCGCCGCGAACACGAAGGGACCGGCGAGGTCGGGGATCCCGAGGGCTTGAGCGGTGCGCGCGCCGAGGTCGGTGAGGTTGGGCCCGATCACCGAGCCGATCGTCGTCGCCCACACGACGAGCGAGAGCGCCCGACCGACGTGCATCGGCTCGGCGAGGTCGGTCGCCGCGTAGCGGGACTGGAAGTTCGTCGCGCTGTTGGCGCCGACGACGAAGAGGCCGATCAGCACCAGCCACGTCGCGTCGAGCTGGGCTCCTCCGACGACGACGACGGCGCCGAACGACGCGATCAACCACCCCGTCGAGAGACTGGTGCGGCGGCCGCGGGACGACGCGAGCGCGGCGAGCGGGACGGCCAGCAGCGCGGCGCCGAGCGTGAGCATCGTCGTCGCGAGCCCGGCGACGGCCGAGGACCCGGAGACGTCCTTGACGAGGAGTGCGCCGACCGACAGCGCGGCCCCTGCGCCGATGCCGCCGACGACCTGCGCGGACGCGAGGACCCCGATGGTACGACGCTGGATCCCGGCTACCCGGTCGGCGGTGTAGACGTCGGTGGTCACCAGATCGTCACACGCTGATCGGGCTCCAGCCACATCGCGTCGTCCGGCGTCACCCCGAAGGTGTCGTGGAAGGCGTCGAGGTTGCGGACGACCTGGTTGCACCGGAACTCCGGCGGGGAGTGAGGATCGACGGT
Above is a genomic segment from Mumia sp. Pv4-285 containing:
- a CDS encoding MFS transporter yields the protein MTTDVYTADRVAGIQRRTIGVLASAQVVGGIGAGAALSVGALLVKDVSGSSAVAGLATTMLTLGAALLAVPLAALASSRGRRTSLSTGWLIASFGAVVVVGGAQLDATWLVLIGLFVVGANSATNFQSRYAATDLAEPMHVGRALSLVVWATTIGSVIGPNLTDLGARTAQALGIPDLAGPFVFAAVGFVLTATLMAVMLNPDPLRVARTIRPASQGEAPRRSRMRDAWPVLRTNAAARTGVVTVAGAHAVMVAVMAMTPVHMEDHGATLTVIGLTISLHIAGMFALAPVMGILTDRWGRGRTITLGQATLLLATLVAGTAGESEVRIIVGLVLLGLGWSASIIAGSSLVAQSVEPDTRPAVQGASDMVMNLAGAMGGLLAGVIVSVWGFGPLNVVAAFLTVPAIRMVMAGRHRLPR